The Carassius auratus strain Wakin unplaced genomic scaffold, ASM336829v1 scaf_tig00216014, whole genome shotgun sequence genome includes a region encoding these proteins:
- the LOC113096632 gene encoding vang-like protein 2 isoform X1 gives MDNESQYSGYSYKSSHSRSSRKHRERRDRHRSKSRDGSSRGDKSVTIQAPGEPLLDAESTRGDERDDNWGETTTVVTGTSEHSVSNEDLTRASKELEDSSPLECGRFVGPVLSGVLGVFALLTPLAFLLLPQLLWRDALEPCGTPCEGLYVSLAFKMLVLLISSWALFLRPPRATLPRFFVFRCLLMALVFLFVASYWLFYGVRVLEPRERDYRGIVGYAVSLVDALLFIQYLALVLLEVRHLRPAFSLKVVRSTDGASRFYSVGHLSIQRAAVWLLDHYYTDFPVYNPALLNLPKSVLSKKMSGFKVYSLGEENSTNNSTGQSRAMIAAAARRRDNSHNEYYYEEAEMERRVRKRKARLVVAVEEAFTHIKRLQEDEASSPKHPREVMDPREAAQAIFAPMARAMQKYLRTTRQQPYHSMESIITHLQFCITHNMTPKAFLERYLAPGPTVQYQREKASRGRQWTLVSEEPVTSALRQGQVFSLRRLDFSLVVTVTPLPFLTLGEEFIDPKSHRFVMRLQSETSV, from the exons ATGGACAACGAGTCGCAGTACTCGGGCTACTCCTACAAGTCTTCACATTCACGCAGCTCTCGCAAACACAG ggaGCGCAGGGACCGGCATCGCTCCAAGAGCAGAGACGGCAGCAGCAGAGGAGATAAGTCTGTGACCATCCAGGCCCCTGGAGAGCCCCTGCTGGACGCCGAGAGCACACGAGGAGACGAGCGG GATGATAACTGGGGCGAGACCACGACGGTGGTGACGGGGACGTCGGAGCACAGCGTGTCTAACGAGGACCTGACGCGTGCGTCTAAGGAGCTGGAGGACTCGTCTCCGCTGGAGTGTGGTCGGTTCGTGGGGCCGGTCCTGAGCGGTGTTCTGGGTGTGTTTGCGCTCCTGACGCCCCTGGCCTTCCTGCTGCTGCCCCAGCTGCTGTGGCGGGACGCTCTGGAGCCCTGCGGGACCCCGTGCGAGGGCCTGTACGTCTCTCTGGCCTTCAAGATGCTGGTGCTGCTCATCTCGTCCTGGGCTCTGTTCCTGCGGCCGCCCCGCGCCACGCTCCCGCGCTTCTTCGTCTTCCGCTGCCTGCTGATGGCGCTGGTCTTCCTGTTCGTGGCCTCGTACTGGCTCTTCTACGGCGTGCGTGTGCTGGAGCCCCGCGAGCGAGACTACAGGGGCATCGTGGGATATGCCGTGTCTCTGGTGGACGCGCTGCTGTTCATCCAGTATCTGGCGCTCGTGCTGCTGGAGGTCAGGCACCTCAGACCCGCCTTCAGCCTCAAGGTGGTGCGCAGCACTGACGGAGCCAGCCGCTTCTACAGCGTGGGACACCTCAG catcCAGCGGGCAGCGGTGTGGCTCCTGGATCACTACTACACTGACTTCCCCGTCTACAACCCTGCTTTACTCAACCTGCCCAAGTCCGTCCTGTCCAAGAAGATGTCTGGCTTCAAGGTGTACTCTCTGGGAGAAG aGAACAGCACTAATAACTCGACGGGGCAGTCTCGGGCGATGATCGCCGCCGCCGCACGCAGACGGGACAACTCTCATAACGAGTATTACTACGAGGAGGCCGAGATGGAGCGCAGGGTGCGGAAACGCAAGGCCAG GCTGGTGGTGGCAGTAGAGGAGGCCTTCACTCACATCAAGCGGCTCCAGGAGGACGAGGCGTCGTCGCCCAAACACCCTCGTGAGGTGATGGACCCTCGAGAGGCGGCCCAGGCCATCTTCGCCCCCATGGCTCGGGCCATGCAGAAGTACCTGCGCACCACACGCCAGCAGCCGTACCACAGCATGGAGAGCATCATCACACACCTGCAGTTCTGCATCACGCACAACATGACGCCcaag GCGTTCCTGGAGCGGTACCTGGCCCCGGGGCCCACCGTGCAGTACCAGCGAGAGAAGGCCAGCAGGGGGCGTCAGTGGACGCTGGTGAGCGAGGAGCCGGTGACCTCAGCGCTGCGGCAGGGTCAGGTGTTCTCCCTGCGACGCCTCGACTTCTCTCTGGTGGTCACCGTCACCCCCCTCCCCTTCCTCACCCTGGGGGAGGAGTTCATCGACCCCAAGAGCCACAGGTTCGTGATGCGGCTCCAGTCAGAGACCTCAGTGTGA
- the LOC113096678 gene encoding uncharacterized protein LOC113096678, with protein sequence MSLCAVVLLCVVFIHQVRASEDVYISGYTGQSVVLKSGADSSWKLTRVQWSIYQNTTFIAGLKEGHVIIYQFWRHQGRLQLDNTTGDLTICNVTVDDSMIYNVALVTSDDTRKQLKVHLSIQEPLQKPVIKKTLLSLSDSQCHVGLECTAYNQSVSLSWMPDGEFNGSYISGIPNAVDSPLVLFASFNGKVSVTFNCTASSDQQTVTRQITVQCSEEKLMCEVCTIFCSCVSSVMLSIVFTAAVVLVLAYAFKNKDTISAACSEGLHKCPTVYTVTPRTET encoded by the exons ATGAGTCTGtgtgcagttgtgctgctttgtgtCGTGTTCATCCATCAAG TACGTGCCAGCGAGGATGTATATATTTCTGGTTACACTGGCCAATCAGTCGTCCTGAAATCTGGAGCGGACAGCTCATGGAAACTCACCAGAGTTCAGTGGTCCATTTATCAGAACACCACATTCATTGCGGGTCTAAAGGAAGGCCATGTGATTATATACCAGTTTTGGAGACACCAGGGTCGACTTCAGCTTGACAACACAACAGGAGATTTAACAATCTGTAATGTGACGGTGGATGATAGCATGATCTATAACGTGGCTTTGGTCACATCAGACGACACACGGAAACAACTTAAAGTTCATCTCTCAATTCAAG AACCTCTCCAGAAACCAGTCATCAAGAAGACGCTTCTTTCTCTCAGTGACAGTCAATGCCATGTTGGCCTTGAGTGCACTGCATATAACCAAAGTGTCAGTTTGTCCTGGATGCCCGATGGCGAGTTCAACGGATCGTATATTTCAGGAATCCCAAACGCTGTCGACTCACCGCTGGTTCTTTTCGCATCGTTTAATGGGAAAGTAAGCGTGACGTTCAACTGCACTGCCTCCAGTGATCAACAGACAGTGACCAGACAAATCACAGTGCAATGTTCAG aGGAGAAGCTGATGTGTGAAGTCTGCACCATCTTCTGTTCATGCGTTTCGTCTGTGATGCTGAGTATTGTGTTTACAGCTGCAGTCGTTTTGGTTTTAGCATATGCATTCAAAAATAAAG ACACAATTTCTGCTGCCTGCTCTGAAGGCCTCCACAAGTGTCCTACAGTATATACTGTCACACCACGGACAGAGACGTAA
- the LOC113096632 gene encoding vang-like protein 2 isoform X2: MDNESQYSGYSYKSSHSRSSRKHRDRHRSKSRDGSSRGDKSVTIQAPGEPLLDAESTRGDERDDNWGETTTVVTGTSEHSVSNEDLTRASKELEDSSPLECGRFVGPVLSGVLGVFALLTPLAFLLLPQLLWRDALEPCGTPCEGLYVSLAFKMLVLLISSWALFLRPPRATLPRFFVFRCLLMALVFLFVASYWLFYGVRVLEPRERDYRGIVGYAVSLVDALLFIQYLALVLLEVRHLRPAFSLKVVRSTDGASRFYSVGHLSIQRAAVWLLDHYYTDFPVYNPALLNLPKSVLSKKMSGFKVYSLGEENSTNNSTGQSRAMIAAAARRRDNSHNEYYYEEAEMERRVRKRKARLVVAVEEAFTHIKRLQEDEASSPKHPREVMDPREAAQAIFAPMARAMQKYLRTTRQQPYHSMESIITHLQFCITHNMTPKAFLERYLAPGPTVQYQREKASRGRQWTLVSEEPVTSALRQGQVFSLRRLDFSLVVTVTPLPFLTLGEEFIDPKSHRFVMRLQSETSV, from the exons ATGGACAACGAGTCGCAGTACTCGGGCTACTCCTACAAGTCTTCACATTCACGCAGCTCTCGCAAACACAG GGACCGGCATCGCTCCAAGAGCAGAGACGGCAGCAGCAGAGGAGATAAGTCTGTGACCATCCAGGCCCCTGGAGAGCCCCTGCTGGACGCCGAGAGCACACGAGGAGACGAGCGG GATGATAACTGGGGCGAGACCACGACGGTGGTGACGGGGACGTCGGAGCACAGCGTGTCTAACGAGGACCTGACGCGTGCGTCTAAGGAGCTGGAGGACTCGTCTCCGCTGGAGTGTGGTCGGTTCGTGGGGCCGGTCCTGAGCGGTGTTCTGGGTGTGTTTGCGCTCCTGACGCCCCTGGCCTTCCTGCTGCTGCCCCAGCTGCTGTGGCGGGACGCTCTGGAGCCCTGCGGGACCCCGTGCGAGGGCCTGTACGTCTCTCTGGCCTTCAAGATGCTGGTGCTGCTCATCTCGTCCTGGGCTCTGTTCCTGCGGCCGCCCCGCGCCACGCTCCCGCGCTTCTTCGTCTTCCGCTGCCTGCTGATGGCGCTGGTCTTCCTGTTCGTGGCCTCGTACTGGCTCTTCTACGGCGTGCGTGTGCTGGAGCCCCGCGAGCGAGACTACAGGGGCATCGTGGGATATGCCGTGTCTCTGGTGGACGCGCTGCTGTTCATCCAGTATCTGGCGCTCGTGCTGCTGGAGGTCAGGCACCTCAGACCCGCCTTCAGCCTCAAGGTGGTGCGCAGCACTGACGGAGCCAGCCGCTTCTACAGCGTGGGACACCTCAG catcCAGCGGGCAGCGGTGTGGCTCCTGGATCACTACTACACTGACTTCCCCGTCTACAACCCTGCTTTACTCAACCTGCCCAAGTCCGTCCTGTCCAAGAAGATGTCTGGCTTCAAGGTGTACTCTCTGGGAGAAG aGAACAGCACTAATAACTCGACGGGGCAGTCTCGGGCGATGATCGCCGCCGCCGCACGCAGACGGGACAACTCTCATAACGAGTATTACTACGAGGAGGCCGAGATGGAGCGCAGGGTGCGGAAACGCAAGGCCAG GCTGGTGGTGGCAGTAGAGGAGGCCTTCACTCACATCAAGCGGCTCCAGGAGGACGAGGCGTCGTCGCCCAAACACCCTCGTGAGGTGATGGACCCTCGAGAGGCGGCCCAGGCCATCTTCGCCCCCATGGCTCGGGCCATGCAGAAGTACCTGCGCACCACACGCCAGCAGCCGTACCACAGCATGGAGAGCATCATCACACACCTGCAGTTCTGCATCACGCACAACATGACGCCcaag GCGTTCCTGGAGCGGTACCTGGCCCCGGGGCCCACCGTGCAGTACCAGCGAGAGAAGGCCAGCAGGGGGCGTCAGTGGACGCTGGTGAGCGAGGAGCCGGTGACCTCAGCGCTGCGGCAGGGTCAGGTGTTCTCCCTGCGACGCCTCGACTTCTCTCTGGTGGTCACCGTCACCCCCCTCCCCTTCCTCACCCTGGGGGAGGAGTTCATCGACCCCAAGAGCCACAGGTTCGTGATGCGGCTCCAGTCAGAGACCTCAGTGTGA
- the LOC113096654 gene encoding uncharacterized protein LOC113096654, with protein sequence MNIFLDSRCSILGVLLVFLLRGSCADPDVELHRAVGDSLELIADYPKKDLEVLWNYNQATFAEYRNDDLQKVKSELFSDRLRMNKDSISVTVTDLKLQDSGRFSIVAENKSVQLKTKGFVLHVHDLIKEVKIEYDYVWVQSKYICMFDLRCVASGDENPSYSWISRQTQGQYLKINLSLGEKSTFNCTANNIVSIKYTIKTVECTEKTNNSTSGTILLTHKCTTWFKEAGSVPEFVLIAAGVGIVAVVIFGATLAVCCRWRRNRGQGESEAGITVYEDVNIDAPAKKRSESVVNGMTIYETVDDAKLSQNLPQTLYDKINYQRQPAGKTSTSTPSSYQEVL encoded by the exons GGTCGTGTGCTGATCCAGATGTTGAGCTGCACAGAGCTGTTGGAGACTCGCTGGAATTAATCGCTGATTATCCAAAAAAAGATCTTGAAGTGCTGTGGAATTATAATCAGGCTACATTTGCTGAGTATCGAAATGATGATTTACAAAAAGTGAAATCTGAATTATTTAGTGACAGGTTAAGGATGAATAAGGACAGTATTAGTGTAACAGTAACAGACCTTAAACTCCAGGATTCTGGAAGATTCTCTATTGTTGCAGAAAATAAATCTGTACAACTTAAGACAAAAGGCTTTGTACTACATGTTCATG ATCTCATCAAAGAGGTAAAGATTGAGTATGATTATGTCTGGGTACAGTCAAAATACATCTGCATGTTTGATCTTCGGTGTGTGGCGTCTGGTGATGAGAATCCCTCCTACAGCTGGATCAGTCGTCAGACTCAGGGACAATATCTGAAAATCAACCTCAGTTTAGGAGAGAAATCTACATTTAACTGCACAGCCAACAACATCGTCAGCATCAAGTACACTATCAAGACTGTAGAGTGCACAGAGAAAACTAATAATTCAACATCAGGTACAATTCT ATTAACTCAT AAATGTACAACTTGGTTCAAAGAAGCAGGTTCTGTTCCAGAGTTTGTTCTGATCGCGGCTGGCGTGGGAATCGTGGCTGTGGTCATCTTCGGTGCAACACTCGCTGTGTGCTGCAGGTGGAGGAGGAACAGAG GCCAAGGAGAGAGTGAAGCTGGGATTACAGTGTATGAAGACGTGAACATTGATGCCCCTGCAAAG AAACGATCTGAAAGTGTTGTAAACGGCATGACTATCTATGAAACGGTGGATGATGCAAAACTCTCACAAAACTTG CCTCAAACCCTGTATGACAAAATCAACTATCAGCGTCAGCCAGCGGGCAAAACCAGCACCAGCACACCCTCCTCTTACCAGGAAGTGCTGTGA